The following are from one region of the Leptospira andrefontaineae genome:
- a CDS encoding response regulator → METERSQNAILCVDDEAIILITLQKELKKQLGNLFQYETALNAEEAMEVIDDLVGAGVNVILILSDWLMPGIKGDEFLILVHQKYPKIRSILITGHVDAAAVDRVKKEAGTYTVIPKPWDVNKLMDAVRVCCNLN, encoded by the coding sequence TTGGAAACTGAAAGATCACAGAATGCGATCCTTTGCGTGGATGATGAGGCGATCATTTTAATTACCTTGCAAAAGGAATTAAAGAAGCAGCTTGGAAATTTATTCCAGTACGAGACTGCTTTAAATGCAGAGGAAGCTATGGAAGTTATAGATGATCTAGTTGGCGCCGGTGTGAATGTGATCTTGATCCTTTCCGATTGGTTGATGCCGGGGATAAAGGGAGATGAGTTCTTAATTTTAGTTCACCAAAAGTATCCTAAGATCCGATCTATTTTGATCACTGGGCATGTAGATGCCGCTGCGGTGGACAGGGTTAAAAAAGAAGCAGGGACTTATACAGTGATCCCAAAACCTTGGGATGTGAACAAACTAATGGATGCTGTTCGAGTTTGTTGTAATTTGAATTAG
- the fliD gene encoding flagellar filament capping protein FliD has translation MPAFSIPGLSSGQDTNQIVKKLVELEAKPIRRLERQNGFNQAQVKAWSDLKTLTTDLQNKTREIISFTAPFATKSIVSDPEGVITGDAARSASSGKRKIEVKELATFHQISGDPIDSERKIPAGTFKVLSGEIEKEIEFQGGTIRDLYLTIRTAAAGIVQPTIVKVDQDKTVLTLAASQSGKDNQLKFDDPNGVLKAASLVGGMLPQDPPQSFYLPWEASQTNPFQPDKYGMTANAKPTFIAADPEKKEPSKIKLSSKQAFQFHVDAKEGKKGARIEATLSEPLEEGETISLGVIYDQDEQDKVFLEQAYHKEGKIRVTFKSNMDGKKIHKVIVINQTGKEKEFSNFRFVLPAEFNGAKPAKTIVEAKDAVFLVDGIEITRPKNEGLTDVLDGVLLNLNKKSEGGPATVDIKVDSAKGIRMIKEFIEAYNNVLKYSKDATAVNREGGVSDSKLEDPDITRSFWEGKTKTGILAGENSVIRLVAGMKTVTTSSFPAYPSSEIRTLSDVGISTGEVGSKWADIQEGFLALDEAKLAAKLAENPDAVRHLFAQDTNSDARMDTGVGVNLVEHLKPYTQFAGGLVTSKIKLLEEQVSDNNKKIKNFESHLMSYEKKLKEKFLYMEQGVGRNKAVGSYLNNNLSRGQGGDDK, from the coding sequence ATGCCCGCATTCTCTATTCCGGGACTGAGTTCCGGCCAGGATACGAACCAAATCGTAAAAAAACTGGTAGAGCTGGAAGCAAAGCCGATTCGCCGTTTGGAAAGACAAAACGGTTTTAATCAGGCTCAGGTCAAAGCATGGTCCGATCTGAAAACTCTTACTACAGACCTCCAAAACAAAACTAGAGAAATTATTTCTTTCACTGCCCCATTTGCGACCAAGTCGATCGTTTCCGATCCGGAAGGTGTGATCACAGGGGATGCTGCACGTTCTGCCAGCAGCGGAAAGCGTAAGATAGAAGTGAAGGAACTTGCTACATTTCATCAGATCTCAGGTGATCCTATCGATTCTGAAAGAAAGATACCCGCTGGGACTTTCAAAGTACTTTCAGGAGAGATAGAGAAGGAGATAGAATTCCAAGGTGGAACTATCCGAGATCTGTATCTTACAATCCGTACTGCCGCCGCAGGGATTGTACAACCTACCATCGTAAAAGTAGACCAAGATAAAACAGTTTTAACATTAGCCGCTTCTCAGTCCGGTAAAGACAATCAATTGAAATTTGATGATCCGAACGGAGTTCTCAAGGCTGCTTCTCTTGTAGGAGGAATGCTTCCTCAGGATCCACCTCAGTCTTTTTATCTTCCTTGGGAAGCAAGCCAGACAAATCCATTCCAACCGGATAAGTACGGTATGACTGCGAATGCTAAACCTACATTTATCGCAGCAGATCCTGAGAAAAAAGAACCTTCTAAGATCAAATTAAGTTCTAAACAAGCATTCCAATTCCATGTGGATGCAAAAGAAGGGAAGAAGGGTGCAAGAATTGAAGCTACTCTTTCCGAACCTTTGGAAGAAGGAGAAACCATCTCCCTAGGTGTGATCTATGATCAAGATGAGCAGGATAAAGTATTTTTAGAGCAGGCCTATCATAAAGAAGGAAAGATACGCGTTACTTTCAAATCCAATATGGATGGAAAGAAGATCCATAAGGTAATTGTAATCAACCAAACTGGAAAGGAGAAGGAATTCTCCAATTTCAGATTTGTTCTTCCTGCTGAATTTAACGGTGCTAAACCTGCAAAGACAATCGTAGAAGCTAAGGATGCTGTATTTTTAGTAGATGGAATAGAGATCACCCGACCTAAAAACGAAGGCCTGACTGACGTTTTGGACGGAGTTCTTCTTAATTTAAACAAGAAGAGCGAAGGTGGTCCGGCGACTGTTGACATTAAAGTGGATTCTGCAAAAGGGATCCGAATGATCAAAGAATTTATAGAAGCATATAATAATGTTCTTAAATACTCCAAAGACGCAACCGCAGTCAATAGGGAAGGCGGAGTCAGCGATTCCAAATTAGAAGATCCGGATATTACCAGATCCTTCTGGGAAGGAAAAACTAAAACAGGTATTTTAGCCGGTGAGAACTCAGTTATTCGTTTGGTCGCAGGTATGAAAACAGTAACTACTTCTTCTTTTCCTGCCTATCCAAGTTCCGAGATCAGAACACTTTCGGATGTTGGAATTTCAACAGGAGAAGTGGGAAGTAAATGGGCAGATATCCAAGAGGGTTTTCTCGCTCTGGACGAGGCTAAACTTGCTGCAAAACTCGCTGAAAATCCGGACGCAGTTCGTCATTTATTCGCCCAAGATACAAATTCTGATGCAAGAATGGACACCGGAGTAGGTGTAAATCTGGTGGAACATCTGAAACCTTATACCCAGTTCGCTGGTGGACTGGTCACAAGCAAGATCAAGTTATTAGAAGAACAAGTCTCCGATAATAACAAGAAGATCAAAAATTTCGAATCACATCTAATGAGTTACGAAAAAAAACTCAAAGAGAAGTTCCTGTATATGGAACAGGGTGTGGGTAGAAACAAGGCCGTCGGTTCCTATCTGAATAATAATCTCAGTAGGGGACAGGGCGGAGACGATAAATAA
- a CDS encoding acyl-CoA dehydrogenase family protein, whose translation MLQNNYFNDVSDLRLHFDHIINWKEIVDSYEGGFTDAAKYKAGDERFAAAPSSHEEALEYYKTLLDSVGEFAGKEIAPYVAELDKVGVKFENGKVTFPEKLLEIVRKARDAGLQPTGFSRKYGGLGVPWTVRAFFSEILYRVDASVCISIGCVNLAEIVEKNGSEELKDEWLPRLAAGEFACAMGLTEPDHGSDLPGLRTKATHKEGNTYLLNGTKRFITQGCGTGEIPAILLLLARTGNPGSGARGLSFFLVQSKDVQVAGIEKKMGLHCSPTCEIVLENTPGILIGEEGHGLIKHTMGMLNGARMGISQQGVGIAQAALAETKKYTSERIQFGKPIGTIPAVRKILRRMERETMAMRCLMLEGARAMDLYYFRGDHLKEKGATERDLKSDVVLKYWEKLAGILTPISKFYCSESCVKIAGDAVQLHGGAGFTEDYDVSRIYRDSRITTIYDGTSQIQVNASIGGIVTGMSGHGFLREYIDSEWSHFPTEETKVLSDVWDGFQEAVAMYKDLATSEEREEAADEIVWGSARLLSGLLFYRSTLRIPEELRADRLSYVDEYNLDSLGYMEGLKAKLKVKVSARQAV comes from the coding sequence ATGCTGCAAAACAACTACTTTAACGATGTATCCGACCTTAGGTTACATTTCGATCATATAATCAATTGGAAGGAAATTGTGGATTCCTATGAAGGCGGATTTACTGATGCCGCAAAATATAAAGCAGGAGACGAAAGATTTGCTGCCGCTCCTTCTTCCCATGAAGAAGCATTAGAATATTATAAAACGTTATTGGATTCCGTAGGGGAGTTTGCGGGTAAAGAGATCGCTCCGTATGTTGCTGAACTGGACAAAGTCGGAGTAAAATTTGAGAATGGAAAAGTTACGTTTCCGGAAAAACTTTTAGAGATCGTTAGAAAAGCAAGAGATGCAGGATTACAGCCCACAGGTTTTTCCAGAAAATACGGCGGATTAGGAGTTCCTTGGACTGTTCGCGCATTCTTTAGTGAAATATTATATAGAGTGGATGCATCCGTTTGTATCTCCATTGGTTGTGTGAACTTAGCGGAGATTGTAGAAAAGAACGGAAGTGAAGAATTAAAAGACGAATGGTTGCCTCGTTTGGCTGCGGGGGAATTTGCCTGCGCTATGGGACTCACGGAGCCTGATCATGGTTCCGATCTACCGGGGCTTCGTACTAAAGCGACTCATAAAGAAGGAAATACTTATTTATTAAACGGAACTAAAAGATTTATCACCCAAGGCTGCGGTACCGGTGAAATTCCTGCGATCCTCCTTCTTTTGGCTAGGACCGGTAATCCTGGAAGTGGTGCAAGAGGGCTTTCATTCTTCTTGGTCCAATCTAAGGATGTACAAGTTGCAGGGATCGAAAAGAAGATGGGACTACATTGTTCTCCAACTTGTGAGATTGTTTTAGAAAATACTCCCGGTATCTTGATCGGTGAGGAAGGACATGGGCTTATCAAACATACGATGGGAATGTTGAACGGAGCCCGTATGGGAATTTCTCAACAAGGAGTTGGGATTGCACAAGCAGCGTTAGCCGAAACTAAAAAATATACTTCTGAAAGAATACAATTCGGGAAACCGATCGGAACAATTCCTGCCGTCAGAAAAATCCTTCGCAGAATGGAAAGAGAAACTATGGCAATGCGTTGTCTCATGTTAGAAGGCGCCCGTGCAATGGATCTATATTATTTCAGAGGGGATCATCTGAAAGAAAAAGGTGCCACAGAAAGAGATCTAAAATCGGATGTGGTCCTGAAGTATTGGGAAAAGTTAGCCGGAATACTCACTCCAATTTCAAAGTTTTATTGCTCGGAGTCCTGTGTTAAGATCGCCGGTGACGCGGTCCAACTTCATGGAGGAGCAGGTTTTACGGAAGATTATGATGTCTCCAGAATTTATAGGGACTCCAGGATCACAACGATCTATGACGGGACTTCTCAAATCCAAGTCAATGCGAGTATTGGTGGGATCGTCACCGGTATGAGCGGCCACGGTTTCTTAAGGGAATATATAGATAGTGAATGGTCCCATTTTCCAACGGAAGAGACCAAGGTTCTTTCCGATGTTTGGGACGGCTTCCAAGAGGCAGTCGCTATGTATAAGGATCTTGCTACTTCTGAGGAGAGAGAAGAAGCTGCGGACGAGATCGTCTGGGGAAGCGCTAGACTTCTTTCCGGTTTATTATTCTATCGTTCTACACTTCGTATTCCTGAAGAGCTTAGAGCAGATCGACTTTCTTATGTGGACGAATACAATCTGGACAGCCTTGGCTATATGGAAGGGCTAAAGGCTAAGTTGAAAGTGAAGGTTTCCGCAAGACAGGCGGTTTAA
- a CDS encoding SpoIIE family protein phosphatase, translating into MNPYLILPLFALFINLWLFTYVLALKGKHKVVHLYLLYSGALSIWIISIVLYWSFLPIHWMTWIFKISSISWLLVGPLFLEFVFAFLSKNPNIVLYLLRGLALAIFPITLTTDWIIAGVERKYWGDMLIQGPLYVYGINLLTVSPPVYAIFLLIFESRKEEIGFRKQCYLLAFGTFLSSVLGFLTTVLPRILSKGDLNYPPLSGSVTVIQSACVFIAIAKYGFLEIRLEKIALQLYAKLREGVILLSASDDLLYWNESAKEMLGFPKIAATPEKLDLGKFLEGFTRRPFSRMDFKRKFSETKQISSEEDILPSSDSVYLEVSKSEIPISGRDLGKVYVLRDITEKKEASERINMLYSRVIRDLDIAREVQNTITTRDFPSSDKFKIFSYFRPYDRVGGDVLNCSESADGSLEILFADVSGHGISSAMVAAMASISFNVFSRKGNKPKEGLLFTNDLLSSVVTQHFISAVFLRYDPNTRILEYSYAGHHAGLLLRNEETLDLQGKGGVLLAVGTPILEDFQIQLKPGDRVLLYSDGLFEVRGSKGIPMGNSTLVEAVKKLSYQDSDSLIRSLVSYSESFGDGIMTDDLTLFCLEITG; encoded by the coding sequence ATGAACCCATATCTGATCCTTCCATTATTCGCGTTATTTATCAATCTATGGTTATTCACTTATGTTTTAGCATTAAAAGGAAAACATAAAGTAGTTCATTTATATCTTTTATATTCGGGAGCTTTAAGTATCTGGATCATCTCCATCGTTCTGTATTGGTCCTTTTTACCAATCCACTGGATGACTTGGATCTTTAAGATCAGTTCTATTTCTTGGTTATTAGTCGGCCCTTTATTTTTAGAGTTCGTATTTGCATTCTTATCAAAAAACCCCAATATAGTTTTGTATCTTTTGAGAGGATTAGCGCTCGCAATCTTTCCTATCACATTAACGACGGATTGGATCATAGCAGGAGTAGAAAGAAAATACTGGGGAGACATGCTTATCCAAGGTCCTCTTTACGTATATGGGATCAATTTACTCACAGTTTCCCCTCCTGTTTATGCCATCTTTCTTTTAATTTTTGAATCCAGGAAAGAAGAGATCGGATTCAGAAAACAATGTTATCTTTTGGCATTCGGAACTTTCCTTTCTTCCGTGCTCGGATTTTTGACCACAGTTCTTCCAAGGATACTATCCAAAGGAGATCTAAATTATCCCCCTTTGAGCGGAAGTGTAACTGTAATCCAATCCGCATGCGTATTCATCGCTATCGCAAAGTATGGATTTTTAGAGATCCGATTGGAAAAGATAGCTCTCCAATTATATGCAAAACTTAGAGAAGGTGTGATCTTATTATCGGCTTCCGATGACTTGCTCTACTGGAACGAAAGTGCAAAAGAAATGTTAGGTTTTCCTAAAATAGCCGCCACCCCGGAAAAATTGGATCTTGGAAAATTTTTAGAAGGATTTACGAGAAGGCCATTCTCCAGAATGGACTTCAAAAGAAAATTTTCGGAAACAAAACAAATCTCTTCGGAAGAAGATATACTCCCTTCCTCCGATTCGGTTTATTTAGAAGTTTCCAAATCGGAAATCCCAATCTCAGGAAGAGATCTAGGCAAAGTATATGTACTCAGAGACATTACCGAAAAAAAAGAAGCATCTGAAAGGATCAATATGCTCTATTCCAGGGTGATCCGAGACCTGGATATCGCAAGAGAAGTTCAAAATACGATTACTACCAGAGATTTTCCTTCTTCCGATAAATTTAAGATATTCTCCTATTTCCGCCCTTATGATCGAGTCGGGGGAGACGTTCTGAATTGTTCCGAAAGTGCAGATGGAAGTTTGGAGATATTATTCGCGGATGTCTCCGGGCATGGAATTTCATCTGCGATGGTGGCCGCAATGGCATCCATCTCGTTCAATGTATTCTCCAGAAAAGGAAATAAACCGAAAGAAGGTTTATTATTCACGAATGATCTACTTTCTTCCGTGGTGACGCAACATTTTATCTCTGCGGTCTTTCTTAGATACGATCCGAACACAAGAATATTAGAATATAGTTATGCAGGTCATCATGCGGGGCTTCTTCTTAGAAATGAAGAAACCTTGGATTTACAAGGGAAAGGAGGAGTTCTACTTGCTGTTGGAACTCCTATCTTGGAGGATTTTCAGATACAATTAAAACCTGGAGACAGGGTTTTATTGTATTCCGACGGTTTATTCGAGGTCAGGGGATCTAAAGGGATTCCGATGGGCAATTCAACACTGGTAGAAGCGGTAAAAAAACTTTCTTACCAAGATTCCGACAGTTTGATCCGCTCCTTAGTATCCTATTCGGAATCCTTCGGAGACGGTATCATGACAGACGATCTAACCTTATTCTGTTTAGAAATTACAGGTTAA
- a CDS encoding SpoIIE family protein phosphatase encodes MNYYLFLPISALIINTLLISYVFARRFRSAVIRDFLRFVLFLNLWLVSYILYWSMLPPEWMTPIFKLSCFTWIPVGLLFLETVHRFLNIRSTILLPFFRFSVVLTIFLTASTDWIIKGSILYDWGYELEPGILFVPFSTIAVSGPAIWGLYLLLKERFRTKQRKIRQQLNFWIWGTTIALGISAYTELFNLDEQGRFLFVPLSPAAISIQAFFIFIAITRYGFLNISLERIAVELFRDIHDGIILTKENHEFFFANQAAIAILDGSPSREGLFKPDWHFANYREEQDHIPRDYQLLNNSALQFIELTVSEIRITENESGTLYLLRDITEKKAAQEKIHQLYSQIVNDLEIARVTQASIITQKFPDKGSYRIHSFFQPIDKVGGDMLRVIEHPERVDILFADVSGHGIASAMVGGMLSIAFQIVSDKKLSPKESLSEIHEMLSKVVLHHHISAVYASFYPKENRVRFSYAGHHPMLVFRGGKIHPLEGEGRILLAVKELHLNDYHFDLQTSDRLLFYSDGLYEVKNNVGEIFGYEEFLNWIQGMADRDTRSLLEAAHRKALEFGNGKHNDDLAMLALEIGP; translated from the coding sequence ATGAATTATTACCTTTTTCTGCCAATAAGCGCTCTAATCATAAATACTCTTCTTATTTCATATGTTTTTGCGAGAAGGTTCCGAAGCGCAGTCATCCGGGACTTTTTACGATTCGTCCTATTCTTAAATCTTTGGCTGGTTTCTTATATTTTATATTGGAGTATGCTTCCTCCGGAATGGATGACTCCAATTTTCAAACTTTCTTGTTTCACCTGGATCCCCGTTGGTCTCTTATTCTTAGAAACAGTACATAGATTTTTAAACATTCGTTCGACAATCCTTCTTCCATTCTTCCGTTTTTCCGTAGTGCTCACTATCTTCCTGACGGCTTCCACGGATTGGATTATCAAAGGTTCTATTTTATATGATTGGGGTTACGAATTAGAACCTGGGATTTTGTTCGTTCCTTTCAGTACGATTGCGGTCAGTGGCCCTGCGATCTGGGGATTGTATCTTCTTTTAAAAGAAAGATTCAGGACAAAACAAAGAAAGATCAGACAACAATTGAATTTTTGGATCTGGGGTACCACGATTGCACTTGGGATCAGTGCCTACACTGAATTATTCAATCTGGATGAACAAGGTAGATTTTTATTCGTTCCTTTAAGTCCTGCAGCGATCAGTATACAGGCATTTTTCATTTTTATCGCGATCACACGTTACGGATTTTTAAATATCAGTTTAGAAAGGATCGCAGTAGAATTATTCAGAGACATCCATGATGGGATCATTCTTACGAAGGAAAACCACGAGTTCTTTTTTGCAAACCAAGCCGCAATCGCGATCCTAGACGGCTCTCCATCCAGAGAAGGTTTATTCAAACCCGATTGGCATTTTGCAAATTATAGAGAAGAACAGGATCATATTCCTAGAGACTACCAATTATTAAACAATTCAGCATTACAATTCATCGAACTTACAGTTTCTGAGATCCGAATCACGGAGAATGAATCGGGAACCCTTTATCTTTTGCGAGACATCACGGAAAAAAAAGCGGCTCAAGAGAAAATCCACCAATTATACTCTCAAATTGTAAATGACTTAGAGATTGCTCGAGTCACTCAAGCTTCTATCATTACACAAAAATTTCCGGACAAAGGTTCTTATAGGATACATTCTTTTTTCCAGCCAATCGATAAAGTAGGCGGGGATATGTTAAGAGTGATCGAACATCCGGAAAGAGTAGATATACTATTTGCAGATGTTTCCGGTCATGGGATCGCCTCAGCAATGGTGGGCGGAATGCTTTCAATCGCATTCCAGATTGTTTCCGATAAAAAACTTTCTCCTAAGGAAAGTTTGTCCGAGATCCACGAAATGCTTTCTAAAGTAGTATTACACCATCATATCTCCGCAGTGTATGCGAGTTTTTATCCGAAAGAAAATAGAGTTCGATTCTCTTACGCAGGACATCATCCTATGCTTGTTTTTAGAGGAGGCAAAATTCACCCATTGGAAGGAGAAGGTAGGATCTTACTCGCAGTTAAGGAATTACATCTAAACGATTATCATTTCGATCTACAAACTTCCGATAGATTATTATTTTATTCCGACGGTTTATATGAAGTTAAGAATAATGTGGGAGAAATTTTCGGTTATGAAGAATTCTTAAACTGGATCCAAGGAATGGCAGACAGAGACACTCGCTCTTTGTTAGAAGCAGCTCATAGAAAAGCATTAGAATTCGGAAATGGAAAACATAATGATGATTTGGCGATGTTGGCCTTGGAGATCGGACCATGA
- a CDS encoding PAS domain-containing protein: MNLIVYWFEELFASLPLSFLDIWGRFGYIVGIFLMICAYGGFTFKPGGKFGFGRQKQSWDTQAFLSIPFTFVFIFITGYIGSFIVLVPGAQTFESLKDLTVFLCILLFGYPALLAVPFAYGLSDLIEGVPPDFLFDWLLGYFINPSCFWVAYQLIGRDPDFKKLKTWGLYSIFVIIFMSIEPQLWGYICSEQFTPEISYHNITPALFFTTGVTWVVAPFAMLVVLPIAKKYGLFWAEIPGHTRELILSYKEWYWQEEKFGKDGIPLGQGLPIRMFLVTPFILLVLIMVAATAYLTLKSSEAASGKLASRLHQEISENINLRLDDHLARSTQKKPEEISLLLKNTNIARLGRAFIVDRENKVIASSDFRFSNSGLARESEDPVIRNSILSVLKDYGDLYSVRSVFQFRFDIVTAKPVSRETWLTQVTPYRDNTGKYDWIVITAMPASYYLEGVQIGNSESAKVFAVALTLSLLIAAFLAGIVTSPIRNISRATRAMAEGDFSQRVPSSKLEEIGILAFSFNHMAEQLQEAFQKTKASQEQYRDLVDTTPGVVWEADAVTFNFTFVSKQAVDLLGYSIEDWKTPGFWADHIHPEDRDYAVNYCVACTGRLEAHDFEYRFLKKDGTVIWLRDMVKVIAEGNKEKWLRGVMVDITERKNFEEKFLERNRFIESILDISPDILYIYDIANKKNVYSNIGVERLLGYSVEEIQAMGDSLLRSLMHPDDFQVYLTNIIPKYLNALDRDVIEHQYRMHHRDKKWRWFVSRELIYKRDQEGIPTQIFGISNDITKSKEAEETILDLNANLEKKIDQRTEELKRTNEDLKESLEYQKKMSKELNETQSQLLLSEKLAALGQLAAGMTHELNTPLGAIVSSNRAILDILYEEIKEIPDLLLSLSKSEVEDFKFLLDESLKEISQAEILPNRSLRRELVRVFKEASVPDPENAVNMILELGIHRLGEKLPDLLKTENSLKILGAVSSIASIVRFSNVISIATGKASYVVDALKNYLNPGTHNGDEELVPVDIEVELETIIALYHNKIKYGVEVVTHYRTNELCLGDPDKLNQVWINLLNNGLQAMNYKGKIEISIEKRESWIIVSFTDSGSGISKEIQDKIFDPFFTTKNPGEGIGLGLDICKKIIEKMGGKIEFESEPGRTRFEVWLKPANRKKEESIGN; the protein is encoded by the coding sequence ATAGGTTCCTTTATTGTTTTGGTTCCAGGGGCTCAGACATTCGAGTCCTTAAAAGACCTAACTGTTTTTCTTTGTATCCTTTTATTCGGTTATCCTGCACTTCTCGCAGTTCCTTTTGCGTATGGGCTTTCGGATCTGATAGAAGGTGTTCCTCCTGATTTTTTATTCGATTGGCTTTTAGGTTATTTTATCAACCCTTCCTGCTTCTGGGTAGCGTACCAGTTGATTGGAAGAGATCCCGATTTCAAAAAACTGAAAACCTGGGGATTATATTCTATTTTCGTAATTATCTTCATGAGTATAGAACCTCAACTCTGGGGATATATCTGTTCGGAACAATTCACTCCAGAGATCTCTTACCATAATATCACCCCTGCCTTATTCTTTACTACCGGAGTGACCTGGGTCGTTGCTCCTTTTGCGATGTTGGTCGTACTACCCATTGCTAAAAAATACGGATTATTTTGGGCCGAAATTCCAGGCCATACCAGAGAACTGATCTTAAGTTATAAAGAATGGTACTGGCAGGAAGAAAAGTTCGGAAAAGACGGAATTCCTTTGGGACAAGGACTTCCGATCCGGATGTTCTTGGTCACTCCATTCATTCTTTTAGTTCTGATTATGGTGGCTGCAACTGCGTATCTGACTTTGAAAAGTTCGGAAGCCGCATCAGGTAAACTTGCTTCCCGATTACACCAAGAGATTTCGGAGAATATTAATCTTAGGCTGGATGATCATCTCGCTCGCTCTACTCAGAAAAAGCCGGAAGAGATCTCTCTTCTATTAAAAAACACGAATATAGCGAGGCTTGGCAGGGCTTTTATTGTAGATCGAGAAAACAAGGTAATTGCTTCTTCAGATTTCCGTTTTAGCAATTCGGGACTTGCAAGAGAAAGTGAGGATCCGGTAATACGAAATTCCATTCTTTCCGTTCTGAAAGATTATGGAGATCTGTATTCGGTTAGATCGGTATTTCAGTTTAGATTTGATATTGTAACTGCCAAACCTGTTTCCAGAGAGACTTGGCTTACTCAGGTTACTCCGTACAGGGATAATACCGGAAAATACGATTGGATAGTGATCACTGCAATGCCTGCTTCTTACTATCTTGAAGGTGTACAGATCGGGAATAGTGAATCCGCAAAAGTATTCGCCGTTGCTCTCACTCTTTCTCTTTTGATTGCGGCATTTCTTGCAGGAATTGTTACATCACCAATTCGTAATATTTCCAGAGCGACTAGGGCGATGGCGGAAGGGGATTTCTCCCAAAGGGTTCCTTCTAGTAAATTAGAAGAGATTGGCATACTTGCATTTTCTTTTAATCATATGGCGGAGCAGTTACAAGAAGCTTTCCAGAAAACCAAGGCCAGCCAGGAACAATACAGAGATCTTGTGGATACAACCCCAGGTGTTGTTTGGGAAGCGGATGCAGTCACTTTTAATTTCACGTTTGTGAGTAAGCAGGCGGTCGATCTGCTCGGATATTCAATTGAAGATTGGAAAACGCCAGGTTTCTGGGCGGATCATATCCATCCGGAAGATAGAGATTATGCCGTAAATTATTGCGTAGCCTGTACTGGGAGATTAGAAGCTCACGATTTTGAATATAGGTTCTTAAAAAAAGACGGAACTGTCATTTGGCTGAGAGATATGGTGAAAGTGATCGCCGAGGGAAATAAGGAAAAATGGCTACGCGGAGTGATGGTGGACATCACTGAACGCAAAAATTTCGAAGAGAAGTTTTTAGAAAGAAACAGATTTATCGAATCCATTCTGGATATAAGTCCGGATATATTATATATTTACGATATAGCTAACAAAAAGAACGTATACAGCAATATTGGTGTAGAAAGGTTATTGGGATATTCTGTAGAAGAGATCCAAGCCATGGGGGATTCTCTTTTGAGATCACTTATGCATCCTGATGATTTTCAGGTTTATTTAACCAATATTATCCCGAAATATCTAAACGCGTTAGATAGGGATGTGATTGAACATCAATATAGAATGCATCATAGGGATAAGAAATGGCGATGGTTCGTTTCCAGGGAATTGATCTATAAAAGGGATCAGGAAGGAATTCCAACTCAGATCTTCGGTATTTCCAATGATATTACTAAGAGTAAGGAAGCTGAAGAAACGATTCTGGATCTGAATGCGAATCTGGAGAAAAAGATCGATCAGAGAACTGAAGAATTAAAAAGAACGAATGAAGATCTGAAAGAATCTTTGGAATACCAAAAGAAGATGTCCAAAGAGCTGAATGAAACACAAAGCCAACTTCTTCTTTCCGAAAAATTGGCCGCATTAGGCCAGCTTGCTGCGGGGATGACTCACGAGTTAAATACTCCTCTTGGTGCGATCGTTTCCTCAAATCGTGCGATTTTAGATATTTTATACGAAGAGATTAAGGAAATACCCGACCTTCTTCTTTCTTTAAGTAAATCAGAAGTAGAAGATTTCAAGTTCCTGTTAGATGAAAGTTTAAAGGAAATTTCCCAAGCCGAGATCTTGCCGAATCGTTCTTTAAGAAGAGAACTCGTAAGGGTATTCAAAGAGGCTTCCGTTCCGGATCCTGAGAATGCGGTAAATATGATCTTAGAATTAGGGATCCATAGATTGGGTGAAAAACTTCCGGATCTTTTGAAGACCGAAAATTCCCTGAAAATATTGGGAGCGGTTTCTTCTATAGCTTCTATTGTAAGATTTAGTAATGTGATCTCAATAGCTACAGGAAAGGCTTCTTATGTAGTCGATGCTCTGAAAAATTATCTGAACCCTGGAACGCATAACGGAGATGAGGAGCTCGTCCCTGTCGATATTGAAGTTGAATTGGAAACAATCATCGCCCTATATCATAATAAGATCAAATACGGGGTAGAAGTAGTTACACATTACCGGACTAATGAACTTTGTTTGGGAGACCCTGATAAGCTAAATCAAGTGTGGATCAATCTATTAAATAATGGATTGCAGGCCATGAACTATAAAGGTAAAATCGAAATTTCGATAGAGAAAAGAGAATCTTGGATTATAGTTTCTTTCACCGATTCCGGTTCCGGAATTTCGAAAGAGATCCAAGACAAAATTTTCGACCCATTCTTCACTACAAAAAATCCTGGAGAAGGTATCGGTCTAGGTCTAGACATTTGCAAAAAGATCATAGAGAAAATGGGCGGAAAAATAGAGTTTGAGAGTGAGCCTGGACGCACTAGGTTCGAAGTTTGGCTGAAACCGGCAAACCGTAAAAAAGAGGAATCTATTGGAAACTGA